The following proteins are co-located in the Shouchella hunanensis genome:
- a CDS encoding inositol monophosphatase family protein — protein MQPTWKEIEQQAKEWVVEAGESIKEALEGSFQINTKSNPDDLVTDVDKSTEAFLYNQIKRTFPNHRFLGEEGVSEAIEDLKGIVWIVDPIDGTMNFVHQKQNFAISIGIYENGIGKIGIVYDVMKGELFHAIDKEGLFVDGVKLTKQTERPLHEAILGVNSNWLLEDRAYQPELVRIAQKCRGTRSYGSAALEMAYVAVDRMDAYISFNLSPWDYAGGAVLLKEAGCKATRFNNEELSFLEKGTVIAAKKQLHETLVQQLQEGSE, from the coding sequence ATGCAACCAACGTGGAAAGAAATTGAACAGCAAGCAAAAGAGTGGGTCGTGGAAGCAGGAGAGTCCATTAAAGAAGCATTAGAAGGATCTTTTCAAATTAATACAAAATCAAATCCTGATGATCTTGTAACAGATGTTGATAAATCGACAGAAGCATTTCTATATAACCAAATTAAACGTACATTTCCTAACCACCGTTTCCTAGGGGAAGAAGGGGTAAGTGAAGCCATTGAGGATTTAAAAGGAATCGTCTGGATTGTTGATCCCATTGACGGGACGATGAATTTTGTCCATCAGAAGCAAAACTTTGCCATTTCAATTGGCATATATGAAAACGGTATTGGCAAGATTGGAATCGTTTACGATGTCATGAAAGGTGAGTTATTTCACGCAATCGATAAAGAGGGTTTGTTTGTAGATGGGGTAAAATTGACTAAACAAACAGAGAGACCACTTCATGAGGCAATACTTGGCGTAAATTCAAACTGGCTTCTTGAAGATCGAGCATATCAACCGGAATTAGTGAGGATTGCTCAAAAATGTCGCGGTACAAGGTCCTACGGTTCAGCTGCCCTTGAAATGGCGTATGTTGCAGTTGATCGCATGGACGCTTACATAAGCTTTAATTTATCACCGTGGGATTATGCAGGTGGAGCGGTGCTGTTAAAAGAAGCAGGCTGTAAAGCGACTCGATTTAATAATGAAGAACTTTCGTTTCTAGAGAAAGGTACGGTAATCGCTGCAAAGAAACAATTGCATGAAACATTAGTTCAGCAGTTGCAGGAGGGATCGGAATGA